The following are encoded in a window of Lactobacillus panisapium genomic DNA:
- a CDS encoding SemiSWEET family transporter, which yields MKLEKAMDILGWVASITAIIMYVAYIPQIINNLHGLKGNPIQPLATAINTLLWVVYGLFKEDRDIPIAACNAVGFVFGLVAFFTAL from the coding sequence ATGAAGTTAGAAAAAGCGATGGATATTCTGGGTTGGGTGGCTTCAATCACTGCAATTATTATGTATGTAGCCTATATTCCGCAAATTATCAATAATCTGCACGGATTAAAGGGTAACCCAATTCAACCTTTAGCAACGGCAATCAACACCCTTTTGTGGGTAGTTTATGGTCTGTTTAAGGAAGACAGAGACATTCCAATTGCAGCTTGTAATGCTGTTGGCTTTGTTTTTGGTCTTGTTGCCTTTTTTACTGCACTATAA
- the scrK gene encoding fructokinase ScrK yields MLFGSIEAGGTKFVCAVGNEDYQVKERCVIPTTNPQETISRVINYLKQFDVAAISVASFGPIEIKKTAPNYGYITTTPKKGWANTDIVGMIKAAIKVPIFFTTDVNGSAYGEYVMSRLSNEDISALVYYTIGTGVGGGAIIDGKVLGGIGHPEMGHVLVKRHPADSNFSGICPYHRDCLEGLVSGPTFAKRLGKKGEDVPLTDPVWAILSYYVAQAALQATLILRPDKIVFGGGVVSELFLEKVRQEFAQLLNDYVQVPDLTQYITMPAIAENGSATVGNFALAKRLLRSFD; encoded by the coding sequence ATGTTATTTGGATCAATTGAGGCAGGGGGAACCAAGTTTGTCTGTGCCGTTGGTAACGAGGACTACCAAGTTAAAGAGCGGTGCGTAATTCCCACTACGAATCCGCAAGAAACTATTTCAAGGGTCATTAATTATTTAAAGCAATTCGATGTGGCGGCAATTAGTGTCGCATCATTTGGCCCAATTGAAATTAAAAAGACGGCACCTAATTATGGGTATATTACAACAACACCCAAGAAGGGCTGGGCTAATACGGATATTGTTGGCATGATTAAAGCAGCAATTAAGGTGCCAATCTTTTTTACCACCGATGTCAATGGCTCGGCATATGGGGAATACGTGATGTCACGCTTATCTAACGAGGATATCAGTGCACTCGTATATTACACAATTGGTACCGGCGTTGGCGGTGGTGCGATTATCGATGGCAAGGTGTTAGGCGGAATCGGTCATCCAGAAATGGGGCACGTCTTGGTCAAGCGTCATCCTGCAGATAGCAATTTTTCAGGTATTTGCCCGTACCACCGAGATTGTTTGGAAGGGTTAGTCTCAGGGCCAACTTTTGCAAAACGGCTAGGTAAGAAAGGGGAGGATGTGCCGTTAACCGATCCAGTTTGGGCAATTTTAAGTTATTATGTTGCTCAGGCTGCCTTACAGGCCACGCTCATCCTGCGGCCTGATAAAATTGTGTTTGGCGGCGGCGTTGTTAGTGAATTGTTTTTGGAAAAGGTGCGGCAAGAATTCGCTCAGCTTTTAAATGACTATGTTCAAGTTCCAGATTTAACTCAGTATATTACGATGCCAGCAATTGCGGAAAATGGTTCGGCTACTGTCGGAAACTTTGCTCTTGCCAAGAGGCTACTTCGGTCATTTGATTAA
- a CDS encoding BglG family transcription antiterminator: MKLSYKRLGTILEFLLNNSANRYVSASFLAQKCNVSTRTIRSDIKELNKELSSDHVKIQNKRGEGFYLNEISDATRQKLSEIAKSDLPASSSGERIIEVEQYLLVNDRVRLSQLTDKLFISDNTFFTYLVTIKKEFSQFNLRVVKKGDYYLVAGTESAKRKFIIAKLINKKSNSYIVDFTEQEKIIFANIDLDKLKQLIHGFLRHYSYHISDINTKNIILHAALTISRIKLGFHLENSNTVKIKPEVLATLTKLCQKLEKVFNVKFNCHEVNDLVYHFALNYPECVRSSNKINTKEKITRAVTIFLQNIKKEFAIDLLDDNELRINLVQHLENLVKIKTVNGNRKNPLLNVILSTFPYAYEITAYSAPILEHMLDLKLNDDELSFITLHVGASIERQGNRSYQKNAALICGTGMSTASLVRAKLETQFASFLNITGTYTYDEYLEGKAAGNDFLISMVPLNDAAIPVIQIDLANFHNDILQLSEYLKSLNNPYRAINKLFDEENIYLIKDKMSKTQLLNMLIHNLEQKKIVSKDFMPKVYEREQMYSTAIGGKIAIPHSLGYATKKSKVSFARLDQPIKWDQKNEVKYVFLLAIARPDYLSVQKLFDFIVDLQTNSTFRKIIDKSSKPAEIKNAISSLIKSSY; the protein is encoded by the coding sequence ATGAAACTATCTTATAAACGATTGGGAACAATCCTTGAATTCTTATTAAACAATTCAGCCAACCGCTACGTTTCTGCCTCCTTTTTAGCTCAAAAATGCAACGTTAGTACTAGAACAATCAGATCCGATATTAAGGAATTAAATAAGGAACTTTCTAGCGACCACGTTAAAATCCAAAATAAACGAGGTGAGGGCTTTTATCTTAATGAGATCAGTGATGCAACAAGGCAAAAGCTGAGTGAGATTGCTAAAAGCGATTTGCCAGCTTCGAGTTCTGGCGAGCGCATCATCGAGGTGGAACAGTATTTACTGGTTAATGACCGAGTTCGCCTTAGTCAATTGACAGATAAGCTATTCATCAGTGACAACACCTTTTTTACTTATCTGGTGACCATTAAGAAAGAATTTAGCCAATTCAATTTACGGGTTGTTAAGAAAGGCGATTATTATTTGGTGGCTGGTACAGAGTCAGCCAAGCGCAAATTCATTATTGCTAAGTTAATTAATAAGAAGTCCAACAGCTACATCGTTGACTTCACCGAGCAGGAAAAAATCATCTTTGCCAATATTGATTTAGACAAGCTCAAGCAGCTAATTCACGGCTTTTTACGCCATTATAGTTATCATATTTCAGATATTAATACGAAAAATATTATCTTACATGCGGCTTTAACTATTTCCCGAATCAAACTGGGTTTTCACTTGGAGAATAGTAATACGGTCAAGATTAAGCCTGAAGTACTAGCAACTTTAACAAAATTGTGCCAGAAGTTGGAAAAGGTATTTAACGTTAAGTTTAATTGCCATGAGGTTAATGATTTAGTGTATCATTTTGCCTTGAATTATCCGGAATGTGTTCGTAGCAGCAATAAGATTAATACTAAGGAAAAAATTACCAGGGCCGTGACGATTTTTTTGCAAAATATCAAGAAAGAATTTGCGATTGATCTTCTGGATGATAATGAGTTGCGAATTAACTTAGTCCAGCATCTGGAAAACTTGGTGAAGATTAAGACAGTTAACGGTAACCGAAAGAACCCACTGTTAAATGTTATTCTGTCGACTTTTCCTTATGCCTATGAGATTACGGCTTATTCCGCGCCGATTTTAGAACACATGCTTGACTTGAAGCTCAATGATGATGAACTGTCATTTATTACGCTGCATGTGGGTGCGTCAATCGAGCGGCAGGGCAATCGTTCTTACCAAAAGAATGCGGCCTTAATTTGCGGGACGGGGATGTCCACGGCTTCGCTAGTGCGGGCCAAGCTAGAGACGCAGTTTGCTTCATTTTTAAATATCACGGGGACTTATACTTATGATGAATATCTTGAAGGCAAGGCAGCGGGCAACGACTTTCTAATTTCCATGGTGCCGCTAAATGATGCCGCGATTCCAGTAATTCAGATTGACTTAGCTAACTTCCATAATGATATTTTGCAATTGTCTGAGTATCTAAAGTCGCTTAATAATCCTTACCGGGCAATTAATAAATTATTTGATGAGGAAAATATCTACCTGATAAAAGACAAGATGTCTAAAACGCAGTTGTTAAATATGCTAATCCATAATCTGGAACAGAAAAAAATTGTCAGTAAGGATTTTATGCCGAAGGTCTACGAACGAGAGCAAATGTACTCTACTGCAATCGGTGGCAAAATTGCGATACCGCACTCATTGGGTTATGCAACTAAGAAGTCGAAGGTTTCCTTTGCTAGACTTGATCAGCCAATCAAATGGGATCAAAAAAACGAGGTAAAGTATGTCTTTTTGCTGGCAATTGCTCGACCGGATTATCTCAGTGTGCAAAAGTTGTTCGATTTTATTGTTGATTTGCAAACCAATTCTACTTTTAGAAAAATTATCGATAAAAGCTCTAAACCAGCTGAAATAAAGAATGCAATCAGCTCGTTAATTAAAAGCAGTTATTAA
- a CDS encoding glycoside hydrolase family 38 C-terminal domain-containing protein: MVKAYFVNHTHWDREWYFTTQDAQVLSDQLFTEVLDELEQHPEANFTLDGQMSIVDEYVEIHPEAKSRIHDLVERKQLFIGPWYTQTDALVPNAESLLRNLIIGILDARKNYGEPMMLGYLPDTFGFNANLPMILRQVGIHDFLSWRGTNFKRQTNSVYFKWKALGGKAVFAANFPLGYYTGQIDLESKQNLADFVKNRLDQGIEFEALNGNNQEVLIPSGIDQMNIIHDLAHTLKQVNKYSKHDVVIGTYPEFMAKLRGQKLPEYQGELRYPTYSRVHRTIGSVRSRNKRSNFKLEQLITKRVEPLMLIAKYAGIPISNGIVIKLWKLLFELQPHDTLGGSVTDNVALDINQRIKQATEIAEGVENYVKKRLAQRLKLNDHDVLIFNLDPTEFDGRKTVTIISPTSQIEFPAENEAVIVAKEEIKARPHIMQLTPNGYEFKDEPGYFKLKVSLHVKMAGLGYQVLHFNDSTHAAPELQEESGSSIGNKHVELVFEEGKFYLITKNKTFSDVISIYDQANDGDTYDFSPLRGDSEVRLPWNGIIHKQAAPGIESLTLKGKWQLPYDLADRVSTAESKIKDVNYQLLLSITDEAKVITAKLIIDNQVLAHRLRLRLKTDIETDYAHAQIQGGFRETKNEPIATNWNDEFVEKPVNIYLFDRMVGLRNQNQGLYFLGTGQKEYEKVGDALYITLMATTGQLGKPDLLWRPGRASGDTTSVGHIMMPTPMAQEQGPNEFTFGLYATSSQPVTEESLSKQLTKWYSPSVSYQLQKYNLFVNRLDNKLWDIEFAPDLPKLARTQSWLNLKPDLEVAALYPAYTVKDNLVLRLSNLTGETQDVSYLKDEGFIVVNGLEETIAQDYQVAPYDLITLIKPI; the protein is encoded by the coding sequence ATGGTTAAAGCATATTTTGTAAATCACACTCATTGGGACAGAGAATGGTATTTCACAACGCAGGATGCCCAAGTATTGAGTGATCAGCTCTTTACTGAGGTTCTTGATGAACTCGAGCAGCATCCAGAAGCCAATTTCACGCTCGACGGCCAGATGTCAATTGTAGATGAATATGTAGAAATTCACCCTGAAGCCAAGAGCCGGATTCACGACCTAGTTGAGCGTAAGCAGTTGTTCATTGGCCCCTGGTACACACAGACAGATGCGCTAGTGCCCAATGCCGAATCACTCTTACGCAACTTGATTATCGGCATCTTGGATGCCCGCAAAAATTACGGTGAGCCAATGATGCTGGGATATTTACCCGATACGTTTGGCTTTAATGCTAATTTGCCAATGATTTTGCGCCAAGTTGGAATTCATGATTTCTTATCGTGGCGCGGGACTAACTTTAAGCGCCAGACTAATTCTGTTTACTTTAAGTGGAAAGCCCTTGGCGGTAAGGCGGTCTTTGCGGCCAACTTCCCTTTGGGCTATTACACTGGTCAAATTGATTTAGAATCAAAACAAAATTTAGCGGACTTTGTCAAAAACAGGCTGGATCAGGGAATTGAATTTGAAGCGTTAAACGGCAATAACCAAGAGGTTCTGATTCCTTCAGGCATTGACCAGATGAATATTATTCATGACCTCGCGCATACACTCAAGCAGGTGAATAAATATTCTAAGCATGACGTAGTTATTGGGACTTATCCAGAATTTATGGCCAAATTACGTGGACAAAAATTACCAGAATATCAGGGTGAATTACGCTACCCAACTTATTCACGCGTTCACCGTACAATTGGCTCGGTTCGTTCACGCAATAAGCGGAGCAACTTTAAGCTTGAACAGCTTATTACCAAGAGGGTTGAACCATTAATGTTAATTGCCAAGTATGCTGGTATCCCTATTTCAAACGGCATTGTGATCAAATTGTGGAAACTGCTGTTTGAATTACAACCGCATGATACATTGGGTGGCAGCGTGACCGACAATGTTGCGCTTGATATCAATCAGCGCATTAAGCAGGCAACTGAAATTGCGGAAGGAGTGGAAAATTACGTTAAGAAGCGCTTGGCTCAGCGACTAAAATTAAATGACCATGATGTTCTTATTTTTAACCTGGACCCAACTGAATTTGATGGTCGTAAGACCGTGACTATCATTAGCCCAACTTCCCAGATAGAATTTCCAGCAGAAAATGAAGCGGTGATTGTTGCTAAAGAAGAAATTAAAGCGCGGCCACATATTATGCAGTTAACACCCAACGGTTATGAGTTTAAGGATGAACCAGGTTACTTTAAACTTAAAGTTAGCCTGCACGTTAAGATGGCTGGTTTGGGCTATCAGGTGCTGCACTTTAATGACAGCACGCATGCTGCTCCGGAGCTGCAAGAAGAAAGTGGCAGCTCAATTGGCAATAAACACGTTGAATTAGTCTTTGAAGAAGGCAAGTTCTATTTGATTACCAAGAATAAAACCTTCAGTGATGTCATCAGCATTTATGACCAGGCCAATGATGGCGATACCTACGATTTTTCACCATTAAGGGGTGATAGCGAGGTGCGCTTACCGTGGAATGGCATTATCCATAAACAGGCGGCACCAGGAATCGAAAGCTTGACTCTGAAGGGTAAGTGGCAATTACCGTACGACCTGGCAGATCGGGTGTCCACCGCCGAGAGCAAAATAAAGGATGTTAATTACCAGTTGCTGCTGTCAATCACCGACGAGGCAAAGGTGATTACGGCTAAGCTAATTATCGATAACCAAGTACTGGCACATCGCTTACGGTTGCGGCTGAAGACTGATATTGAAACTGACTATGCGCACGCACAAATTCAGGGCGGTTTTCGCGAAACTAAAAATGAACCAATTGCAACCAACTGGAATGATGAGTTTGTCGAAAAACCCGTTAATATTTACTTGTTTGACCGCATGGTTGGTCTAAGAAATCAAAATCAAGGGTTGTATTTCCTAGGGACAGGGCAAAAGGAATACGAAAAAGTAGGGGATGCACTCTACATTACGTTAATGGCGACAACTGGCCAGTTGGGTAAACCCGACTTATTGTGGCGTCCTGGACGTGCTTCGGGTGATACCACTTCGGTAGGCCACATTATGATGCCAACGCCAATGGCACAAGAACAGGGCCCTAATGAATTTACTTTTGGACTATATGCCACCAGTTCCCAGCCGGTGACCGAAGAAAGTTTATCAAAGCAATTAACTAAGTGGTATTCACCGTCTGTTAGTTACCAGTTGCAAAAATACAATTTGTTCGTCAATCGTCTGGATAACAAACTATGGGATATTGAGTTTGCACCAGATTTGCCAAAACTTGCACGCACGCAATCCTGGCTTAACCTTAAGCCCGATCTGGAAGTGGCTGCTTTGTACCCAGCTTATACCGTTAAAGATAACCTAGTTTTACGCTTATCAAATCTTACCGGTGAAACTCAGGATGTCTCTTACCTAAAAGATGAAGGTTTCATTGTGGTTAATGGCTTGGAAGAAACAATCGCGCAAGACTACCAAGTTGCGCCATACGACCTGATTACCTTAATTAAGCCAATCTAG
- a CDS encoding glycoside hydrolase family 38 C-terminal domain-containing protein: protein MTKKVYVVPHTHWDREWFFTASKAKVYLLKDVKDVLDYLEQGGVFKSFLLDGQSSLITDYLKWRPQDTERVKHLVQEGKLALGPWYTQTDQFLPSGESIINNLRIGIKQSDRLGGHMPVAYVPDSFGQESSMPQIYRGFGIKDAVLYRGFCRDTAAKSEFIWRGEDGTEVTVFRMACGYFVGGVIDETKLAQLMTEEPFKTIVDEATTANILFPNGSDMAPLRFDLPVLLQKLTAANQGKYTFEVASLTDYVNAVKKEQPHFLRLTGEQDSGKDMRVHKSISSSRADLKKLNTELQNYLSNVMEPVLALGDYYGLPYPSEAVDDIWEKMCQNAAHDSMGNCVSDRVNEDIKARYLTVQEIATSLVDVTLRQLATRVKKQKQPITLTVFNLLPHPRKGIVSQTIYSPSRNFVLQDETGKKVPYEITAVTEVTELIKGATIQLDPGKKIYQPDKVYRLEVNLEFEQIPAMGYQQFYLIPLADKEIELANRQQDSTIENEFYRITVNDDGSLAILDKRNQHLYQHQAVIEENGDDGDSYNYSPAKKDLVIYSTSQPHHAQVIHGQLVSKLILDFDFMVPGDLTKRAQGITDTPMPVQLEVTLKKNESAINCVLNIDNTKPKSHRVCIDFAGDIAAKTSIADIQFGAIKRPLVKEKELQDWEQNQANWEEKPIAINTMQSFVALSDEQRLLALAPQGVREYECCGKKHNTIRLTIFRTYGMLGKRDLLYRPGRASGDETVPTPQAQLNQQLSFAFSLITGQTSYENSNLANKVKELETPLQVYEYAEFLNGRLTFPFNPATRVYEPPFSWLTTTNQLSISTIQKDHERPGYIIRMYNPKEHPIQERITFTKLPQKIEIVDLRGKKVRSLTPVKKQVVLPELTHAKLITVYFEY from the coding sequence ATGACTAAAAAAGTTTACGTAGTCCCGCATACCCACTGGGATCGGGAGTGGTTTTTTACCGCGTCTAAAGCAAAAGTCTACCTATTAAAAGACGTAAAGGATGTCCTAGATTATTTAGAACAAGGTGGGGTGTTTAAGTCCTTTTTGCTAGACGGGCAATCGTCACTAATTACCGATTACCTTAAATGGCGCCCGCAAGATACCGAACGCGTTAAGCACTTAGTGCAAGAAGGGAAATTAGCGTTAGGTCCGTGGTATACGCAAACCGACCAATTTTTACCTTCGGGTGAAAGCATTATTAATAACTTACGCATTGGGATTAAGCAAAGTGATCGTCTCGGCGGTCATATGCCGGTTGCTTATGTACCCGATTCTTTCGGGCAGGAATCCAGCATGCCGCAAATCTACCGCGGCTTTGGCATTAAGGATGCGGTTTTGTACCGTGGCTTTTGCCGGGACACTGCTGCTAAATCTGAATTTATTTGGCGCGGTGAAGATGGCACGGAAGTTACTGTTTTTCGGATGGCCTGTGGCTACTTTGTCGGTGGCGTGATTGATGAAACGAAACTAGCACAATTAATGACGGAAGAACCATTTAAAACGATCGTTGATGAGGCAACAACAGCCAATATTTTATTCCCGAATGGTTCAGATATGGCACCACTACGCTTTGATCTGCCCGTGTTACTCCAAAAGTTAACTGCGGCGAATCAGGGTAAATATACCTTCGAAGTTGCTTCTTTAACCGATTATGTTAACGCCGTCAAAAAGGAGCAGCCCCACTTTTTGCGTCTAACGGGTGAGCAGGACAGCGGAAAAGACATGCGGGTCCATAAGTCGATTTCCTCTTCTCGGGCAGACTTGAAGAAGTTAAATACGGAATTGCAAAATTACTTGAGCAATGTGATGGAGCCAGTTCTGGCTTTAGGAGATTATTATGGTTTGCCATATCCGTCCGAAGCAGTCGACGACATCTGGGAAAAGATGTGTCAAAATGCGGCACATGATTCAATGGGCAACTGCGTTTCTGACCGGGTTAATGAAGATATTAAAGCCCGCTATCTAACCGTACAAGAGATTGCCACTAGCTTAGTCGATGTTACTTTGCGTCAACTTGCTACCCGCGTAAAAAAGCAGAAGCAGCCGATAACCCTAACCGTTTTTAATTTGCTGCCACATCCGCGTAAGGGCATAGTTAGTCAAACAATTTATTCGCCTAGCCGTAATTTCGTACTTCAAGACGAAACGGGTAAAAAGGTCCCGTATGAGATTACAGCAGTTACGGAGGTAACGGAATTAATTAAGGGAGCAACAATTCAGCTTGATCCTGGCAAGAAGATTTACCAACCGGATAAGGTTTACCGCTTAGAAGTTAACTTAGAGTTTGAGCAAATTCCGGCCATGGGCTATCAGCAATTTTACCTTATTCCGCTAGCTGACAAGGAAATCGAATTGGCTAACCGGCAGCAAGATTCGACAATTGAGAATGAATTTTACCGAATTACGGTAAACGATGACGGTAGTTTAGCGATTTTGGATAAGCGCAACCAGCACTTATACCAGCACCAGGCCGTGATTGAGGAAAATGGGGACGACGGTGATTCCTATAATTATTCTCCTGCTAAGAAGGACTTGGTGATTTATTCCACCAGTCAGCCGCACCATGCACAAGTTATTCACGGACAATTAGTCAGTAAATTAATACTTGATTTTGACTTCATGGTACCCGGTGATTTGACTAAACGGGCTCAAGGAATTACAGATACACCAATGCCGGTTCAGCTGGAAGTTACGTTGAAGAAAAACGAGTCGGCAATTAATTGCGTACTCAACATCGATAACACCAAGCCTAAGAGCCACCGGGTATGCATTGATTTTGCCGGTGACATTGCCGCCAAGACTAGCATTGCAGATATCCAGTTTGGCGCAATTAAGCGCCCACTTGTTAAAGAAAAAGAACTGCAAGATTGGGAACAAAATCAGGCTAATTGGGAAGAAAAACCAATCGCAATTAACACGATGCAGAGCTTTGTTGCCTTATCAGATGAGCAGCGTTTGCTAGCCTTGGCACCGCAAGGGGTACGGGAATATGAATGTTGCGGAAAAAAGCACAATACAATCAGGTTAACAATTTTTCGTACTTACGGGATGCTGGGCAAGCGCGATTTATTGTACCGTCCTGGACGTGCCTCAGGAGACGAGACTGTTCCAACACCGCAGGCTCAGCTTAACCAGCAGCTCAGTTTTGCCTTTAGTTTAATTACGGGGCAAACCAGTTACGAAAACAGTAATTTAGCAAATAAGGTAAAAGAACTCGAAACGCCACTACAAGTGTACGAATATGCCGAGTTCTTGAACGGCCGGCTGACATTTCCGTTTAATCCTGCAACCAGAGTCTACGAACCGCCTTTTAGTTGGCTGACAACAACTAACCAGTTGAGCATCAGTACAATTCAAAAAGATCATGAGCGTCCGGGATACATCATCAGGATGTATAACCCCAAAGAGCACCCCATCCAGGAACGCATCACTTTTACTAAATTGCCGCAAAAAATCGAAATCGTAGATTTACGTGGTAAAAAAGTCAGGTCATTGACGCCGGTTAAAAAGCAGGTTGTTTTACCCGAATTGACGCATGCCAAGTTAATAACAGTTTATTTTGAATATTAG
- a CDS encoding PTS fructose transporter subunit IIC — translation MKRILKEWEGAIMSGISYMIPTVIGGALVVGVPQLIGMCFGYGDLSKFAKTQGFFHFLYQINQVGWIGIGLVNLVIGGYIAYALGDKPALGAGFIGGQLATNNQLGFIGAIAAGLIAGYVARWCRKIKVPDKWNSAIELIVMPLLTVGSVALFVGVVLTPPLAWINNGLTSWVKFMVEQKTNAILLAAIMGGMIGVDLGGPVNKAAWGVGNFFFIEGIYQPCLYTNIAICAIPMGYAIMSFIWPKKRFSPELLEMGHNNLIMGTFGITEGAIPFMMKAPQLIIVNVIGGALGSATGAFLGVKSHIPPLGGLPGILTADNIIAYLAGILVCALFIAIVAPLIADFTDQDSTGEESMSDDDIELNIQ, via the coding sequence ATGAAACGGATTTTGAAGGAATGGGAAGGAGCCATCATGAGTGGGATCTCCTACATGATCCCTACGGTCATTGGTGGTGCTCTCGTTGTTGGTGTCCCGCAGTTAATTGGGATGTGTTTTGGCTATGGTGACTTATCGAAGTTTGCGAAAACACAAGGCTTTTTCCATTTTTTGTATCAAATCAACCAAGTGGGTTGGATTGGAATTGGCTTAGTTAACCTAGTTATCGGAGGTTATATTGCCTATGCCTTAGGTGATAAGCCTGCCCTAGGTGCGGGTTTTATCGGCGGACAGCTCGCAACCAATAACCAATTAGGTTTTATTGGTGCGATTGCAGCCGGCTTAATTGCAGGTTATGTAGCACGTTGGTGCCGCAAGATTAAGGTTCCTGACAAATGGAATTCAGCAATCGAATTGATTGTAATGCCGCTTTTAACAGTGGGGTCGGTCGCGCTCTTTGTCGGCGTGGTCTTAACGCCGCCACTAGCGTGGATTAATAACGGACTGACCTCATGGGTTAAGTTTATGGTAGAGCAAAAGACTAATGCCATTTTGTTAGCTGCTATTATGGGCGGCATGATTGGCGTCGACCTTGGTGGCCCAGTTAACAAGGCTGCTTGGGGCGTGGGTAATTTCTTCTTCATTGAGGGAATTTACCAACCTTGTCTTTACACTAATATTGCAATTTGTGCGATTCCAATGGGCTACGCAATCATGAGTTTTATTTGGCCAAAGAAGCGTTTTTCACCAGAATTACTTGAAATGGGCCACAACAACCTCATCATGGGAACATTCGGCATTACCGAAGGAGCGATACCTTTCATGATGAAGGCACCACAATTGATTATTGTTAATGTTATTGGGGGCGCACTTGGCTCTGCTACCGGTGCATTTTTAGGAGTAAAATCACATATTCCTCCTCTAGGCGGTTTGCCAGGCATTTTAACAGCTGATAACATTATTGCCTACTTAGCCGGAATTTTGGTTTGTGCATTGTTTATCGCAATTGTCGCACCATTAATTGCTGACTTTACCGATCAAGACTCAACTGGTGAGGAATCAATGAGTGATGACGATATTGAATTAAATATCCAATAA
- a CDS encoding PTS fructose transporter subunit IIB — protein sequence MNVVGVSACPAGLAHTPMAAKALEKAGTELGWNVRIEQQGMMGPVNPITQDEANAADFVLIASDQKITSMERFEGKPVIRVDINTCIKAPKAVLKKCAAAVQKEN from the coding sequence ATGAATGTAGTAGGAGTTTCCGCTTGTCCTGCAGGACTAGCACATACACCAATGGCTGCTAAGGCATTGGAAAAAGCCGGTACTGAACTCGGCTGGAATGTCAGAATTGAACAACAAGGAATGATGGGCCCAGTTAACCCAATCACGCAAGATGAGGCTAATGCAGCAGACTTTGTCTTAATTGCTTCTGATCAAAAGATTACTAGCATGGAGCGTTTTGAGGGGAAGCCGGTTATTCGAGTTGACATTAATACTTGTATTAAAGCGCCAAAGGCCGTTTTGAAGAAATGTGCGGCTGCAGTTCAAAAGGAGAACTAA
- a CDS encoding PTS sugar transporter subunit IIA, whose amino-acid sequence MKFTANDVFLDVDEQSVASFLEFAAKAAKDAGFTDDVSELKRSFLEREKEFSTGLEDGFAIPHAKTAAVLKPGFLYFRLTQPIDWQTYDDQPVSDIFTLMVPPENAGDEHLKMLANLSTALLEDDFKVKLRELTSKKAIADFINQKIGE is encoded by the coding sequence ATGAAATTTACCGCCAATGACGTGTTTTTGGATGTCGATGAACAAAGCGTTGCTTCTTTTTTAGAGTTTGCCGCCAAAGCAGCTAAAGATGCTGGCTTTACTGATGATGTCAGTGAATTAAAACGCAGTTTTTTAGAACGGGAAAAGGAATTCTCAACGGGATTAGAAGATGGCTTTGCCATTCCACATGCCAAAACAGCGGCTGTGTTAAAACCTGGGTTCTTATATTTTAGGTTGACGCAGCCAATTGACTGGCAGACCTATGATGATCAACCGGTCAGCGATATTTTTACCTTAATGGTCCCACCTGAAAATGCGGGTGATGAGCATTTAAAGATGCTGGCCAACCTGTCGACAGCATTGCTTGAAGATGACTTTAAGGTCAAATTACGGGAGTTAACTTCCAAGAAAGCAATAGCAGATTTTATTAACCAAAAGATTGGAGAATAG